In Nitrospirota bacterium, one genomic interval encodes:
- the ruvX gene encoding Holliday junction resolvase RuvX yields the protein MRILALDVGDRRIGVAICDELEISAHSLLTIDRASQNYLTQIKDIIEEYNVEEIVIGMPVMMNGTMGIQGDKVSKFVEELKQEIKIPIKLFDERLSTKFIEKTLIDADMSRGKRKKVIDKLAAVIILQDYLSSRGNLIIPSPLRGEGQGGGEQRGFSDDDEN from the coding sequence ATGCGTATCCTTGCCCTTGATGTTGGAGACAGACGAATCGGTGTTGCTATATGTGATGAGCTTGAAATCTCTGCACACAGCCTGCTTACTATAGACCGAGCTTCTCAAAATTATCTCACACAGATTAAAGATATTATCGAAGAATATAACGTTGAAGAGATAGTTATAGGTATGCCTGTTATGATGAACGGGACTATGGGCATACAGGGTGACAAGGTCAGTAAATTTGTCGAAGAACTTAAACAGGAGATAAAAATTCCAATTAAACTCTTTGATGAGAGGCTGAGCACTAAGTTTATTGAGAAAACATTGATTGATGCAGACATGAGCAGGGGCAAACGTAAGAAGGTAATTGATAAGCTGGCAGCAGTGATAATCCTGCAGGATTATTTAAGCAGCAGAGGAAACCTCATAATTCCCTCCCCCTTGAGGGGGGAGGGTCAGGGTGGGGGTGAGCAACGAGGATTTTCGGATGACGATGAAAATTAA